In the genome of Sardina pilchardus chromosome 14, fSarPil1.1, whole genome shotgun sequence, one region contains:
- the ddhd2 gene encoding phospholipase DDHD2, whose amino-acid sequence MSTKSLCEPVRPHWFYRQPGGEREPWLPLSYEDSQKLEEAHGKQTLRDVVVPIEGRRYDVRLKERSRHAVYWTEPPSEVRRCLWFYKGNKESAYTPYSENTGQVLEETYQTAVARNEWKKKVTLPTGETIFLQSPKIITQLPSTPDKDKQPASPTEPTPPRVLERGLENMQLDVPEGEPETVDHLVFMVHGIGPACDLRMRTLVQCVNDFRSASLGLISSHFRQTAEGPCRMGRVEFLPISWHTVLHDDTGVDKDMERITLPSISLLRKFGNDTILDVLFYNSPKYCQVIVDTVATEINRLHSLFLQRHPDYTGAVSLAGHSLGSVILFDLLTNQKTDDDEEVMAEESESSCQSDAPEPQVDCAVSLEDILGGRGLEDHLRVLHREQVDTESLLLCSENDLKDLGIPLGPRKKILDLAKKWKRSRAGASPLVLNGLAAQEGLAQHWTHIPETNTTSIGYQCSNVGIGQVSVNYPQLAFCPQAFFALGSPIGMFLTVRGLKRIEPRYSLPTCKSFYNVYHPYDPVAYRIEPLVLAGGVELPPVQIPHYKGRKRMHLELKDGLTRVSSELLGSIRTVWQVFSQIPNSALPLVGGVSDAAFNMSSDSQDDRMEVQTVAAGTGPEALRKDVKVGMLNGGRRFDYVLQEKPIEIFNQYLFAIQSHLCYWESEDTVLLLLKEIYERQKAPTLQQQPDPVM is encoded by the exons ATGAGCACCAAGAGCTTGTGTGAGCCCGTGCGACCTCACTGGTTCTACCGGCAGCCTGGCGGGGAGAGGGAGCCCTGGCTTCCGCTCAGCTACGAGGACTCCCAGAAGCTGGAAGAAGCGCATGGTAAGCAGACTCTA CGGGACGTGGTGGTGCCAATTGAGGGCCGGCGCTACGACGTGCGCCTGAAGGAGCGGAGCCGGCACGCCGTGTACTGGACCGAACCGCCCTCCGAGGTCCGCCGGTGCTTATGGTTCTACAAGGGGAACAAGGAGAGCGCCTACACCCCTTACAGCGAGAACACCGGTCAGGTTCTGGAG GAGACCTACCAGACAGCTGTGGCCCGAAATGAGTGGAAGAAGAAGGTGACGCTCCCCACGGGAGAGACCATCTTTCTGCAGAGTCCCAAG ATCATCACACAGCTCCCGTCCACCCCAGACAAAGACAAGCAGCCGGCCTCCCCCACGGAGCCCACCCCGCCCAGGGTGCTGGAGAGAGGGCTGGAGAACATGCAGCTGGACGTGCCCGAAG GGGAGCCTGAGACAGTGGACCACCTGGTGTTCATGGTGCATGGGATTGGCCCGGCGTGTGACCTGCGTATGCGGACTCTAGTGCAGTGTG TGAATGACTTCCGGAGTGCGTCTTTGGGTCTGATCAGCTCCCACTTCCGTCAGACGGCAGAGGGTCCGTGTCGGATGGGCCGCGTGGAGTTCCTTCCCATCAGCTGGCACACTGTGCTGCACGACGACACTGGAGTGGACAA AGACATGGAGCGGATCACGCTGCCCAGCATCAGTCTGCTGCGTAAGTTTGGGAACGACACCATCCTGGACGTGCTCTTCTACAACAGCCCCAAGTACTGCCAGGTCATCGTGGACACCGTCGCCACGGAGATCAACCGGCTACACTCACTCTTCCTCCAGCGCCATCCAGACTACACCGGAGCCGTCTCCCTGGCCGGACACAGTCTAG GTTCCGTCATCCTGTTTGACCTCCTGACTAATCAGAAGacagatgatgatgaagaagtgATGGCAGAGGAG TCAGAGAGCAGCTGTCAGTCGGACGCCCCTGAGCCTCAGGTGGACTGTGCTGTAAGCCTGGAGGATAtcctgggggggagggggctggaGGATCATCTCCGAGTCCTTCACCGGGAGCAGGTGGACACTGAGTCCCTG CTCCTCTGCTCAGAGAATGACTTGAAGGACCTCGGAATTCCTCTAGGACCTCGCAAGAAAATTTTGGACTTGGCAAAGAAATGGAAG CGTTCCAGAGCAGGAGCCTCTCCGCTGGTTTTGAACGGGCTGGCGGCCCAGGAGGGTCTTGCGCAACACTGGACACATATCCCAGAAACCAACACCACCTCTATCGGTTACCAGTGTTCCAACGTGGGCATTGGACAG GTGTCCGTGAACTACCCCCAGCTGGCCTTCTGCCCGCAGGCCTTCTTCGCTCTGGGCTCGCCCATCGGAATGTTCCTGACCGTCCGAGGGCTGAAGAGGATCGAGCCGCGCTACAGCCTGCCCACCTGCAAGAGCTTCTACAACGTCTACCATCCT TATGACCCCGTGGCGTACCGGATCGAGCCGCTGGTTCTGGCGGGGGGTGTGGAGCTGCCCCCTGTGCAGATACCCCATTATAAGGGCCGGAAGAGGATGCATCTCG aGCTCAAAGACGGCCTGACGCGGGTGAGCTCTGAGCTGCTGGGTTCTATCCGCACTGTGTGGCAAGTGTTCTCACAGATACCCAACTCAGCGCTGCCCCTGGTGGGTGGAGTGAGCGATGCAGCCTTCAACATGTCCTCGGACTCCCAAGATGACA GAATGGAAGTGCAGACTGTTGCTGCAGGAACCGGTCCGGAAGCTCTGAGGAAGGACGTTAAGGTCGGAATGCTCAATGGAGGAAGGCGCTTTGATTACGTCCTGCAGGAAAAGCCTATCGAGATCTTCAACCAGTATCTTTTTGCTATCCAGAGCCATCTGTGTTACTG GGAATCTGAGGACACGGTTCTGCTGCTTCTGAAGGAAATCTACGAGAGGCAGAAAGCGCCCacgctgcagcagcagccagaCCCAGTCATGTGA